ATGGCAGAGATGATGCAAGGGTTGAGTCTGATGATACGTAGGGTAGAAGATGAAGAGGCGAGAGAACATGTTTGTGTCAAACGcgtattttaataattttttttaaaataaaaagaaatgggTTGAAGAGTTAATAGAGTTAAAATGTTGTTAAATGGTGTGCCGTGTGTCACAAAACCAACGAAGAAATAAAGAGGCACAAGAGATTTGGTAAGAGAAAAATTGGACTCGCAAGAGTAACACTAATTTATAGAGTAGGTGATTGACCCCAAGCTTTTTGGATGTCAGGCATATATAGCTAGCTATCGCGAAGTACTTTTGGTTTCAGAGCGACCGTCTTATCCACATGGCATCTACAAACATACAGCATATGTCGGTGTGCCGATCAAAGAATCTATTGATTCCTTTCCTTTCAACACTACTGTGAATTATCGATCGGCAGATATATAAAGCATTTTACTGTGATCCATTATACGCTTTCGGCACGTGTAGTGATCCATTATATTGTTGGATATTGctattggttttggttttttgaatGAACCATAATCTTAATCTTACACTGCAAGTCCAAACCTTCTCTCTTGTAGTGTTTCAGGCACCCCTTTCTTTTAGTGTTCTTGTGGTGGTTCTGTTCAAAATGTTGTCCACCCAAAACCTTTGCATAATTTACAGAAAAATTACCCCACATATCGGATATTGCTTTCCAGTTTCACATCCACCACGCTGTGTGTTATCCATATGGCATCTACAATGGGGATGCTTGTCCCAATAGTCATAGGCCAAATCTCACATAATGAATCTCGATCCAACTTAAAGAGTATAAGATGGAGATCTCAAGTACTCTGAGTCTAAGAATTATATTTCCAACATGAATTTAGGGGTTTTAATACTTATGATTAATTTATAGttaaaatgattttatatgttatattaAAACACTACGTGCAAATGATCCACTAATGTAGTGGTTTAGAGCAATTGCTCTCTCAGATAATGTCAtgagttcgagtcctagcatttGTGTAGTTGAATTATCCCTTACAAACCGAAAAGTTGGGCAcattttagaaagaaaaaaagaaaaagaaaaaaaggtttcACAAACCGAAAAGTTGAATTATTCCTTTCAACAATTGGCAGATGAAGCATTTTACTGTTATCAACTTTACTACCAAAGAAAAGCTCACAAACCGTTTTAGGCCAAACAATTAAGCATCTATTATCACTACTTTCAAAGTTCCATGCTTTATGTGCACGCAAAATCTAGTCCATATATGCTActcgattttttttaataatcaaCTGTAGTTTACCAAGAATTTGTTTgatatttcatccattggaatcaagtattattttttaggAGAGTGACCCGCTCGTTGCCAAAGTATATATCAACAAAATATTAGGTAAAATATTGACAATGTACCATATACTATAGATATGTTAGTACTGGATACCAACATATTCTTTCGAAGAATAAAGAACCATGAGGGATGTGACTTAAAGAATATTAGAATACTTTTTTAAGGTCCAACGTGCGCGCAGGGAACCAGGCAGAGCCCTATATAAATGGGATTGAATTCATAGTGCAAGTCATTCAAGCCCTGGTTAATTCCTTATCCTTGGTAGTTTTGCAGTtaataaattagaagaagaTGGTTCGGGAAACAGATAGGTATAAGGCCCCGAGCAAGGTTCCCTACACAAAGGAGCAGATAAGGGACGTCTTCAAACGTCATGAGACGAATGGAGATGGTCAACTTTCCAAAGAAGAGCTGGCCGCAGCCTTTGACGAACTTGGCGCGAAATGGCCTCCTTTTAGAGCTTGGTTTGCTCGACAGTATGCAGATGACAACGGCGATGGCTTCATTTCTATAGACAATGAGCTCAGCAAGCTCGTCGAGTATACCCTAGAATTGAACTATAAACTTCATTAAGTATAGTATTAATTAGTGGGTAACTAGTTCTTGTATCTACTTGCTATAGATATATTCTCAGCAAGCTCATTGACTATACCTCAATTGAAGCTCTCTATGTATGTAATCGTAGTGATGGAGCTAGACTTAGTATCTTAGTGGCCACATCCACTTCAAGTTTGAAGCTCTCTATGTATGTAATCGTAGTGATGGAGCTAGACTTAGTATCTTAGTGGCCACATCCACTTCAAGTTTGTATGCAACTCCGTCCGTGTGTAAGCGTCTTTAATTACTTGTAAGCAGCCGTAGTACCTATATATGTGTGCAAGGTTGAGGGAACGCAAGAGGTGACCTTTTGTTTCCCTCGTTACTAGGGAAGATGAATTTGAACCCtgtatgtataatatatagtGATTAACAAGAATAAAGTAACAAACTTTGTGTATTGATAtctattacatatatatatatatatatgtacgtaAGTGTGTCcatatatttatgtatgtacatatatatattgtattacATACGTATACATACACAACTTACACTAATAAACGCTCCATGTTATAGAGATTACTACAATCCACTCAACACCACATGTGGAAGCATGGACATGAGCAGAGCAACTTAATATGATTCCATATCAATATCTTGTTCAAGTGGCatggagatttttttttttttttttggtctgaaccACGAGGTGGTCCTGGATGGGCCTCAACTATGGGTGGCACCTTTAAGCCTTAACCACAACCCAGACTAACCCCCGCTCAAACCGGGTCGACCCGTAAGTGGTAAAGTGCTGGCCAAAGTAGTGACTCCATACGAGAGCAGGGGTCGAACCCCTGACCTTCTCTTAAGGAATGAGAGTGCCGAACCACTCACACCAACCACCTTGGTTATGgagatttaaatttaaaatcttCATATAAGTatatcaaaaaagaaagaactctCACCCAACTTTTCATTGTTACACACTCTTCtacataattattttctaGGGGTGTACATCTGTTTGAAACCAATATAATTGTACAAATCCGCATTCGATCTAATATAGATTGGATTATAATTTTCTAATCCAATCCGATCACATTAGAGAGGTataaatccaatccaatttgatccaatttatatttgattaGACTAGATTGGATGATCGGTTTtcataatgaaaaaagataataaCGAAATATGAAACATTTATCTTCAAGTTTAATAtaatcaaacactttaatagaatgtaaatttaaaatatcaatGAAATGCTAGAGAAAATTATTCtgattttataatatattaaacataacttcatcaaattacttaaaatatttataattttctaaATGAAAATTGCCTAATAAGCAAAATGAGCATGAAACTAActagattggattggattgaatttgattgGATCCTCACAAGCAAATCCGTCATCCGATCCGATCATATGTTGGTGTTGGAAATTAGGGATCCAATCCACTCCGCCAAATCATTAAAACAGACtaaaattgaattggattggtCGGTTTAGGGGAATTAAATTGGATCTTGCACACCCCTACTGTTTCCTTTGGTGAGCATTTACATTATACGTCACGATCTCTTAAAACATAGCACAACAAaatgaatataattttttcaataaaacaaCGAAATATTCGCGAGGATAATCAAATGGTCAAATGATTTCaaatttgttgattttcttaaatggaaattgaaaaattagaCAGTTCATATCCTTAAACCACATGTGGAAGTGCCCAAAAAAGCAATTATTTCATGCATATTAACTACAAAAGAGTTcaatttgtaaataaattttaattttttatataagcgaTGTCTAAActattctaaattaattaaatttatggaAATGGAGGTTCGAACTTAGGTGCAAGGAGACGGGCTCACTTTACTATCTAATTTGCATAATCCACATCTACAAATCATtcttattaataaattaaagaattaTGGTATATgtacacacatatatacatgtcgcTTAACCAACAAATGAAAGGGATGAAAAATGttactcctttttttctttaatgaagaaaaatgttagaatttataaatgaataaagTCACACACACCAAATACCAAGTCACATAAGTTAGGGGCAAAAAGGCAGACATTTCAACTGGCAGGGAGGTCCCGATGTTATacttatgtttatttattaatattatactCTAGACTCATAAAATACCAACTATGTTGTTCTTCTATATATATGACAGAAACGATGTTCTAAATTACTCCAGCTACAGATAGGCAGGTTCGAATTCGAGTTCAAATTAAAGTTTCTCCACCCAtattaatagcatatcaaGACATTGTACACCCAAAACCTTTTCATAGTTTACAAGAAAATCACACCCCTCCCCCCACCTATTTGGATATGAAGGCTGTCGCTGTCGAGTTTGATATCCATGCTGTGTTATCCATATGGCATCTATCTACAATGGGGTcactgtaaaaaaaaatagcaacAGTCACCTCCGATTTAGCCACCAAATATCACCAAATTGTTgccctcttctttttttttttttttggtaatggGTGATTGTCCCTATAGTCATAGGCCAAATCTCACATATAATTGTTCCCAAAAGTCTTCGGTTTGATTCTTATAAGGACAAACCATGTGGCCTTCGTGTTTGTATATATGCATTTGGTCTGAGGATTCTATTTCCAACATGAATTTAGGGATTTTAATtcttattgttaaaaaatgcTTCACCACGTTGGCCGGCGGAAAAGTTGAATTatagaaagaataaaaacacAAACGGAAAAGTTGAATTATTCCTTTCGATCACTGTCCATAACAACACTGGCAGATGAAGCATTTTTACTATTATCGCTTGCAAAATTCCATGCTTTATTTGCACGCACAAATCTGGTCCATATACAAACTAGAAAATGATCAAGTACAACATGCAACACTTAGAACAAGAGAACATAActcaaaaacaagaagaacaagaatttGTTAGATATTTCATCCATGGAcatcaagtattatttttaagGAGAGTGATCGGCTCAATTCCAAACTATATATCAACAAATTATTAGCTAAAATATCGACAATGTACCATATACTAGTACTGCATACATGTTAGTACTCGATACCAACAAattattttccaaaattaaGACCCCTGAGGCATGTGACTTGAAGAATATTAGTTAGAATACTTTTTTATGGTCCAACATATGCCCAGGGGTCCAGGCAGAGTCCTATATAAATGGGATTGAATTCATAGTGCAAGTCATTCAAGCCCTAGTTAATTCCTTATCCTTGTTAGTTTTGCAGTtaataaattagaagaagaTGGTTTTCGATACAAATCATAAGGTCCCGAACAACGTTCCCTACACCGAGGAGCAGATAATGAATGTCTTCAAAAGTCATGACAAGAATGGAGATGCTCAACTTTCCAAAGAGGAGCTGAAAGAAGCCTTCAAAGAACTTGGCTCGAAATATCCTCCTTTAAGAGCTTGGTTTGCTAAAAATTATGCAGATGACAACCGCGATGGCTTCATTTCTATAGACAAGGAGCTCAGCAAGCTCGTCAAGTATGTCCTAAAATTGAACTATACACTTCACTAATTATAGTATTAGTGGGTAACTAGTTCTCAGCAAGCTCGTTGACTATGCTGTCAACTGAAGCTCTATATATGTGTGTGGATATATAAACATAGTGGCGGAGCTAGACTTGGTATCTTGGGGGGTTACAATCACTTCAAGCTTATATATGACTCCGTTCGTGTGTAAGCATATGTAATTACTTGTAATTCGTATTACCTATGTTACTATGTATGTGTGCAGGGTAGAGGAAACGAAGGAGGTGACCTTTCGGTACCTCTCGTTTCCGGGAAAGATGAATTTGAACCCTGattatgtataatatatagtgattaacaaaaataaagtaacAAACTTTGTGTAGTGACATCTATTAGGTATATGTATGTGTGTCTATATATTGTAGTACATACACTGATAAAGTTCCATGTTATGGAGATTATTACAATCCACTCACCAGCACATGTGGAAAGATTGTGATATGAGCAGATCTAAAGCAATTTCACATGCATCCATATCAATATTTTGCTCAAGTAGCATAgagatttaaatttaaatccTCATAAGTAtatccaaaaaaagaaagaactctCACAAAACTTTTCATATTGTTATGTACTATTTTCTATAGAACTGTTTCGTCTGTGATGAGCATTTACATTATACATTACGATCTCAATGAATACAATGTTTTCCCTAAAACAACGAAACGTTTGTGAGGATAATCAAATTGtcaaattatttcaaatttgttgattttcttagagcatttccaccgaAGGTTCCAGCTCGGGCAAGAGGCCTCCCAGGCCCTCAAATGTGTTTCCGATGCCCAAGTCTTGTCACGACAAGAATTGGGCTCCACCAACCTGGACAAGCCCAAATGTAAGACTTGTCTGGGTTGCTGCCTAGGCAAGCTAACCCAATGCTGACGTCAACAGCTAATTGAAAGacatgggaaaaaaaacaaaaaaatttagattttttaaaaaaataaataaatatatagcCATATtattcacttcccacaccaaaactctatacaaattcctctATTCATATCTCATGTAAATAGTGATTGTCATTGggttgccatggcaatggatgaaaaaccaacaaaaaaaattgctaggACTGGCactattcatatgaatagtAACATCCCTTGCCTCCCCTTGCcttttgccatgacaaatgggtggaaatgctcttaaaTGATGATTCTTAAATAGTGATCTAAAAACTAGACATTTCATATCCTTGAACCACATTTTGAAGTGCCCAAAAAAGTCTAATGTAATTATTGCATTCATATTATTTACAACATACAGTTagatttataaataaatttaatttttttaatacatatgatagtctaaattaatttaaaatttgagaatgTGGTTTGAACTAAGGTGCAAGAACACGGAATTAGGGATCCCCAACCCTAACAGGGGCAgattttgaagaaattgggGGCTAGTATAGGGATCCCTGGATTTTAAAAATCCCATATTGGATATGGGTCGGGGATGTTATTGTTATCCCCGTTCCCGAACCCAGCCCAATAagtaataaatttatttttaattaaaataaataaatatataatataacaattaacttcttttcaatttctttcctcTAAGATACTTGTTGTATTAAGTCTTGAATGGATAATCAATTGTAAATCTACtattccaaaagaaaatgtgTTTTCTTTGTGGTAAATACCAAATTGAAATGTTGCACCTCACTaacttttaagttttaactTGGGCAAGGATACAGTGATAGCAAggttgtttttggttttgattacTTTCGCACTGGGACTTTCCTTCAAGTTCAATAAAAACCATACATTTTTGTACCTTGGATATAACTTGGTTACAATTGATTTTGCCTAAATGGGATTATAGTATTAAGGGAtcatattctttcttttttgtatatggcattcaatttaatttcatgCCCATCTCTtactttcaaaataaaaattgtaagTTGCGTGGGATACCTTAATACCACAATAATGATCGACATCCGACCAATTTGTTAGGCTGCAATTTGTTTGTATCGATAGAGGTTTTTAATTACCGAACCAAcattaagaaaatattcaatGTGTGTATATGAGTTCGTtagtttataaataaatcgGGAATTTGAGGCAGGTTTGGAAGATACTTCTTCGATGAGTACATGACAGGAATTCTCAGAAATTTCTTATCGGAGATGATATTACCATACGCAACTCCTAACTGGCCCATTGCCATCCTTAGATATAAATACCGTATATGTATATGACAAACGAAAGAGGTGAAAAATGTTACTCTTATTTTTCcgttaatgaaaaaaaacaaactttaTAAATGGATAAAgtcacacacatacacacaccaAATACCAACCAAGTCACATAAGTTAGGGGAAAAGGCCAGACATTCTTCTCAACTGTCATGGAGGTCCCAACGCGTACCACATCCACATGCCAATATATGCCATATGCCACCTACACAACACAGCCGAAATTGCATGGAATCTGTgtctttttaaaagaaatatcttTTTAATGTGGGAAAGATATTATTAGGTTGCGACAACactaattttctttctttgtgaaGATTCGATCCAATCCTTCTTTCTTAATTGGTAATAGGCCTAACTTTCTTTATATTCGGAAACAGATttataaataccaaattaTTTTAGCTAATTAACTTTTGATTTAGTAATAATTGTCTTCATTTAACtagaagaaacaaatttgaataacCCAAATAGGCagacaatatatatttgtggTGAGTTGAATACAcgtaattctttttatttaaaaaaccaCAATTATTCTAATTATTTTGCCTCCACACGCAGTTTCAGCCATTTGTCTTACCTTAATTAGCAATGTAGAGAGAGAGCAGCAactattcttttcttttctttctattttctattttcttttagtAGCCATTCTAGAAGGTATTAAAATTGAAGGTACGTAAGCCGTACGTCAAAATTTTCCACAAAGTACATGTTTATTTCATGATTAATCAGAATCTAATTCCGTAATTAAAAAAGACTAAACTAAGAAGAAAGAGTGAGAGTGAATACAAGGACAGGTTATAAATCGATGAATGAGAAGTAGAAGATTTTCAGGCtttcacaaacaaaaaaaggttaTCATAATATGGCGATTAAAAGTCGATGCATCACCAGCGATGGCAAGCGTGTTATGACAACCGAGGAGTTGAAACAGTGGCTGAAGAAATTTGATACGGACAAAGATGGCCGTATCAGCAAAGAAGAACTCCGCCAGGCTATCCGCGCCACTGGAGGACGCTTCGCCATGTTCAAGAGCAGGCTTGGGTTACGGTCTGCAGACGTGGACCGCAATGGCTTCATTGATGAGGATGAACTCAACAACCTTGTAGATTTTGCACAGAAGCATTTGGGTGTCAAGATCACACACTTCTGATCACCTCTATCTAATCTAGTGTACATGCACTCTATAGAGtgaattcataaataaaaggaTTATTTACTGTAGTGTCATCTGAAATTATGATCAAATCTCACTTTATCCTCCGAAAGACAAAGTGATCCACTTTACCCTCTTACGAAGGCCCTACACAAGCCACGCCATGCTCTCTTACGATCCAAACTTGTCCAACCAGGGTTGTCTAGTTTCCGCCGAGAGGGCCGCTTTAATTTTCAAAgggtaaaataaaatttgaccATAATTTCAAAGGACACTACAATAAATAAGCCTAAATGAAAGAAGGGTGCTGGTGACATATGTGGATATGGTAGCTCTTGACATATAAATGCCGTTTGTGTAGCTCCAGTTGTAtcattaatttccttcttttttttttctttttttttttttgaaagcgTTATTGGGATACAAGTGAAATCAAACATGTGTACTGATGCTTACTTGGAACCCATGTGAGAAAATGATATTACATTTGGAAACGAgaactttccacaccaaatatGTGTATGCCTATTTTACCCATGCGACTTCCAATAATACTTGCAGATTAAAGTGTTCAGATTGAAGTGTTCATGGGCAGACTATACAAAATTGGATttaacagaaagaaagaaaaatggagcAGGATAGAGGTGAGACTGATTATCCAACTCTTCCTTGCATATCTTCCATATATTGTTTCAGGTCGCCAATAAATAAGCCAGCCCAGCTATAACGAAACAAAGACGACATTTAGCCAATAGTTCCAAGCTACATACGACCTGTGAGATTTGCCACCAAAATGTCTTCATAAAGCATTGTCATTCTACAACTCAAAATCACATGCAGAGTTTCTGACAGATtataagaaaatgagaaatcAGGATTTACCTCACCAATCTTAGAACTAACCATATGACAAAAGTCATCTGTCTCCATATCTAGAGAGGGATAGAGAAAGCAATGAACTCTCTTCAACACCTCAAACATCGATATCAGGCGGTGGGAGTTTCCAGAAATTCCACGAATTATAGTCCTCCTGTAATGAACATGCCGGAAAGAAATTAGATATTCAAACTTGCCGGCTCTTGCCTTTGAAAGAAGGCTCCCCAACTATAACAAacttaaaatgaaaaagtaatgCAGAACCAAAACCTGCTCGGATGAGTTTGTGGGTGGAAACATGCCATTCACAAGAGCATGAAGGGAGGTATATGACCTCGTGTCAATACTGCGATTCACAGCAACCTCACCCTGCATACCCAAATATCACAAAGAAAAGTTGGCATTTGGCATAACCAAATTAGAAATATTTAGATTGCTGCTAAGGTATGATGAAGATCTTAATTACCTTGGGATTAATAATgaatatttttccttttgggaTTCCAACCTTAAGGTAGCTGAATT
The window above is part of the Prunus dulcis chromosome 1, ALMONDv2, whole genome shotgun sequence genome. Proteins encoded here:
- the LOC117618781 gene encoding uncharacterized protein LOC117618781; amino-acid sequence: MVRETDRYKAPSKVPYTKEQIRDVFKRHETNGDGQLSKEELAAAFDELGAKWPPFRAWFARQYADDNGDGFISIDNELSKLVEYILSKLIDYTSIEALYVCNRSDGARLSILVATSTSSLKLSMYVIVVMELDLVS